Proteins from a single region of Rhea pennata isolate bPtePen1 chromosome 6, bPtePen1.pri, whole genome shotgun sequence:
- the SPP2 gene encoding secreted phosphoprotein 24 — protein sequence MRTLIFALALSIFSCSGLPVYDYELPVTEEALNASIARINSQSRGPNLYGIVRSHVRSVDMWNSNDYKLVLQFSIRETVCTKISGRDPFTCDFKIGPFVPSAFCRSVVVVSEEQIVNMVVQCHQDMSSSESISSEEMMRMHIMNPNIQGSSYSEDLFAPETFPSRRRGNSHGDWRKPSYISSDKTE from the exons ATGAGGACCTTAATTTTTGCACTTGCACTAAGCATTTTCTCATGCTCAG GGCTTCCAGTGTATGACTATGAACTGCCTGTCACAGAAGAGGCTCTCAATGCTTCCATTGCAAGAATCAATTCTCAGTCACGGGGCCCAAACTTGTATGGTATTGTCAGGAGCCATGTTAGAAGT GTTGACATGTGGAACAGCAATGATTATAAGCTAGTGCTGCAGTTCAGTATCCGTGAAACAGTATGCACAAAAATTTCAGGGAGAGACCCATTCACATGCGACTTCAAAATAGGGCCTTTTGTG CCAAGTGCTTTCTGCAGAAGTGTTGTGGTAGTCTCTGAAGAGCAGATTGTGAACATGGTTGTCCAGTGTCATCAGGACATGTCCAGCTCGGAATCAATAAGCAGTGAGGAG ATGATGCGTATGCATATAATGAACCCCAACATACAAGGAAGCAGTTACAGTGAAG ATCTCTTTGCTCCTGAAACCTTCCCTTCAAGGAGAAGAGGTAACAGTCATGGAGACTGGCGTAAACCCAGCTATATCAGCTCTGACAAGACTGAATAA